GCCGGCGACCCCGAGCACCGCGACCAGGCCCACCGGCTGCTGGACCTGCTGATGGACGGACTACGGCACCGCTCCGCCGGCTGAGCCGTCCGAACCCGGCCCGCCCCACCAGCTTCTGTCCGGAACCCGCCCCAATCGGGGTGTGATCCGCTCAACGCATCCGGATCGTCATCCGTATCCGAAGATATGAGCATGCGGATCCTCATGGCCGGCGCGTCCGGCTTCCTCGGCACCCGGCTGGCCGGCCTGCTCACTGCCGACGGGCACGAGGTCACCCGGCTGGTCCGCCGACCACCACGGGGGCCCGACGAGCGGCGGTGGAACCCGCCCGCCGCGCAGCTCGACCCGGCGGTGGTGGCGGCGGCGGACGCGGTGGTCAACCTGGCCGGCGCCGGCGTCGGGGACCGGCGGTGGACCGACGAGTACCGGCGGATCATCCGGACCAGCCGGGTGGACACCACCACCACGCTGGCCATCACCATCGCCGGGCTGCCCGCCGCAGACCGACCGGAGGTGCTGGTCAACTCGTCGGCAGTCGGGTGGTACGGCAACACCGGCGACCGCGTGGTCGAGGAGGACGCGCCGGCCGGGGAGGGCTTCCTCGCCGACGTGTGCCGGGTGTGGGAGGCCGCCACCCGGCCGGCGGAGGACGCCGGCGTACGGGTGGTGCGGCTGCGCACCGGCCTGCCGCTGCACCGCGACGGTGGGCTGCTCAAGCCACAGTTGCTGCCGTTCAAGCTCGGCGTCGCGGGCCGGTTGGGCAGCGGCCGGCAGTGGCTGCCGTGGATCTCGATGACCGACTGGCTGACCGCCGCCGCATTCACGCTCGCCCGGGCCGATCTCGCCGGCCCGGTCAACGCGGTGGGGCCAGCGCCGGTGACCAACGCCGAGTTCACCCGGGAGTTGGCCCGGCAGCTACACCGACCGGCGGTCGTCCCGATCCCGGCCCTGGCCCTGAAAGTGGCGCTCGGCGGCTTCGCCCAGGAGGCCCTGACCAGTGCCCGGGTGCTGCCCGGTGTGCTCACGCAGGCCGGCTTCACCTGGCGCCACCCGGACCTCGCCAGCGCCCTGCACGCCGCGCTGAACGGGTAGCGCAGGGTCGCCAGTGAAGCCGGCTGGTCAGCGGAGGCACCCGGAAAGTGCCCTTCCTATGGGTCTGATCGGCCTGCCCAGTTCCGATTGGTAACGTCCGCTGCGTGCCGACCTCCCCGTCCGTGGCGCCCGCGCCCGTTCCGCCGTCCCGGGTCGTCCGCGACCGCCGGGCCGACCTGGTCGTGGCGCTCATCGCGCTCGCCCTGGCAGGGTGGGTGACCAGCGGCCTGTGGTGGGACCCGAACGGCCGCGCCATCCTGGTCAACTCCAGCGACCAGGCGCTGTTCGAGTGGCTGCTGGCCTTCGGCGGGCACACCCTCACCAACGGTCAGAACCCGCTCTTCACCGACCTGCTCAACGTCCCGGACGGGGTCAACCTCGCGGTCAACACGTCGATCACCGTGTACGCGGCCGTCTTCGCGCCACTGACCTACCTGATCGGACCACCGGCGACCTTCCTGGTGATCCTCACCCTCAACCTCGCCGCCACCGCGCTGGCCTGGCACCTCCTGCTCAACCGCCAGTTCCGCCGCAGCCCGCTCGCCGCCGGCCTGGGCGGCCTGTTCATCGCGTTCTCCCCGGGCATGGTGTCGCACGCCAACGCCCACCTGAACTGGACCGCCGGCTGGCTGGTGCCGCTACTGATCTGGCGGTTGTTCGCGCTGCGC
The sequence above is a segment of the Micromonospora sp. WMMA1363 genome. Coding sequences within it:
- a CDS encoding TIGR01777 family oxidoreductase, translated to MRILMAGASGFLGTRLAGLLTADGHEVTRLVRRPPRGPDERRWNPPAAQLDPAVVAAADAVVNLAGAGVGDRRWTDEYRRIIRTSRVDTTTTLAITIAGLPAADRPEVLVNSSAVGWYGNTGDRVVEEDAPAGEGFLADVCRVWEAATRPAEDAGVRVVRLRTGLPLHRDGGLLKPQLLPFKLGVAGRLGSGRQWLPWISMTDWLTAAAFTLARADLAGPVNAVGPAPVTNAEFTRELARQLHRPAVVPIPALALKVALGGFAQEALTSARVLPGVLTQAGFTWRHPDLASALHAALNG